The proteins below are encoded in one region of Pseudonocardia sp. DSM 110487:
- a CDS encoding cation-translocating P-type ATPase, with translation MALPSITAVARRAAEAAVNVTVAGVGVTAGLVAGTAKVGTGTAVAVAGGSMRLARSVAVEGVRFAGTAVTGSDPLADGRPERVAEAARALFEPSEERHHRRVWVDGGHAHVELAEPAVEGGDEVRRTLRRQLERLEGVEWATVNDVVGRVLVSFDQRRIRLEDVLGVVTAIEQARGGQHVFPRHDEHPADLEPLLAALVTAAVDTAAIGVAFAGKVLPVPALTRHATLLLALLDQQRWLTDRITARIGPTGTDLVFTGASALLHALTQSPTVPALNAAAAYERALEVLARRSVWRRREPELCRPDLVAESGEPIPPPGERPVPLPPGPIESYKSTLSPTSLAAAAGLLALTREPGRSADLLKALTPRGATLARESFASVLDLLMCRRGVLPMDGSAFRRLDRIDTVVLDGGALCTGPPIVVRATAEAEGRDDQAIWATAARLLGGSDRRGDVRLGPPEPSPDAPGGEIRAVLDGDQRLGTAVVAPEPDPHAEALVKAATSAGHRVVLTEHAGTHEIAGLADEVAPTGEPLVDTVRRLQGEGRGVLVVSVADGPALMAADVGVASVRTDSAPAWGADLVTGPGLADACRVVSATEQAREISRRAVNGAITGNVLGALLAAVGDPRRGQEEAVTPGKLATAVLMARGAWEAVRLDAQPPPPATVHTPWHALDPEQVLSRLGDRPREADGRRGLLLPLVSGLPVVRWPARFGRTVASELNDPLTPILGTGAVATAILGEITDAVLVGGVVVGNALISSMQRMRAETALESLLLQQEVVAHREVDGRREDVPATALRVGDVLLVEAGDVVPADARLLEVSDLEVDESSLTGESLSATKSPEPTPGADVADRTCMLFDGTTVVAGTGRAVVVATGDATQAGRAATAAGTAPPPAGVQARLGELTRAVLPVTLAGGALVAGLGVLWRRPLREAVGAGVAVAVAAVPEGLPLVATVAQMAAARRLSRRGTVVRSARVLEALGRVDTVCFDKTGTLTENRLRVVRLVPVGRDGGVGEDGLLRLAASAVGSGDEQAHETDRAVVEAAAEHGVLASDEPETSLPFGTGRGFSAAVRDGHLVVKGAPEVVLRRCTRAGAAQERAQKLAAEGLRVLAVAEREIGQVPDDLDEAARKLTLRGFVALADTVRGSTVAAVEQLRAAGIRVVVATGDHPETASAIAAQAGVPGADRVVTGAQLARASEAERAEMVRDAAVFARLSPEQKLTLVAALRRAGATLAMTGDGINDAAAIRLADVGIAVTSTESPAARKAADVVLTDIDLTRLVDAIAEGRAMWSRVRDAVSVLVGGNAGEVAFTVLGTAFGGRSPLGTRQLLLVNMLTDMFPALAVAVSSRRGASGNGEGGPLAGHPLRDVLLAGPHRGFTRSVRQMVLVRGAATAAGATGAWAAGSLTRSERRASTMGLAALITSQLGQTAWAGRHSPLVLATAAGSLVALAAVVQTPGLSRFFGCTPLDPLSWLVVLGWAGAATAGAEVVPRVLRASRNRGGAPRALPVPRAADR, from the coding sequence GTGGCTCTGCCCAGCATCACCGCCGTCGCCCGTCGAGCGGCGGAAGCCGCCGTGAACGTCACCGTGGCCGGCGTCGGGGTGACCGCGGGCCTCGTGGCCGGCACGGCCAAGGTCGGCACCGGCACCGCCGTGGCCGTCGCCGGCGGCTCGATGCGGCTCGCACGCAGCGTCGCGGTCGAGGGCGTCCGGTTCGCCGGCACCGCGGTGACCGGCTCGGACCCGCTGGCCGATGGTCGGCCGGAGCGGGTGGCGGAGGCTGCCCGGGCACTGTTCGAGCCGTCCGAGGAGCGGCACCACCGCCGGGTCTGGGTCGACGGCGGCCACGCGCACGTCGAGCTGGCCGAGCCGGCGGTCGAGGGCGGCGATGAGGTTCGGCGCACGCTTCGCCGGCAGCTCGAGCGGTTGGAGGGTGTCGAGTGGGCGACCGTGAACGACGTCGTCGGCCGCGTCCTCGTCTCGTTCGACCAGCGGCGGATCCGGCTCGAGGACGTCCTCGGCGTGGTGACCGCGATCGAGCAGGCACGCGGCGGGCAGCACGTCTTCCCGCGCCACGACGAGCACCCGGCCGACCTCGAACCGCTACTGGCCGCGCTCGTCACGGCTGCCGTCGACACGGCCGCGATCGGGGTGGCGTTCGCCGGGAAGGTCCTCCCGGTGCCCGCGCTCACCCGGCACGCGACCCTCCTGCTCGCCCTGCTCGACCAGCAGCGTTGGCTCACCGATCGCATCACGGCGCGGATCGGGCCGACCGGCACCGATCTCGTGTTCACCGGCGCGAGCGCCCTGCTCCACGCGCTCACGCAGAGCCCGACCGTTCCGGCGCTCAACGCGGCCGCGGCGTACGAGCGGGCCCTCGAAGTGTTGGCTCGGCGCAGCGTGTGGCGTCGCCGGGAACCGGAGCTGTGCCGGCCGGATCTGGTGGCCGAGTCCGGCGAGCCGATCCCGCCCCCGGGGGAGCGGCCGGTCCCGCTCCCGCCCGGACCGATCGAGTCGTACAAGTCGACGCTCAGCCCCACGTCGCTCGCGGCGGCGGCCGGCCTGCTCGCGCTGACCCGCGAGCCCGGGCGGTCGGCGGACCTGCTCAAGGCGCTGACCCCCAGGGGCGCGACGCTGGCCCGGGAGTCGTTCGCGTCCGTGCTCGACCTGCTGATGTGCCGGCGCGGGGTGCTCCCCATGGACGGCTCGGCGTTCCGTCGCCTGGACCGGATCGACACCGTCGTCCTCGATGGCGGCGCACTCTGCACCGGTCCGCCGATCGTGGTGCGGGCGACCGCCGAGGCAGAAGGCCGGGACGACCAGGCGATCTGGGCGACCGCGGCCCGGCTGCTTGGCGGGTCCGACCGCAGGGGCGACGTTCGGCTGGGCCCGCCCGAGCCGTCGCCGGACGCGCCCGGAGGCGAGATCAGGGCGGTGTTGGACGGTGACCAGCGCCTCGGGACGGCCGTCGTCGCCCCGGAACCGGATCCGCACGCCGAGGCGCTCGTCAAGGCCGCGACCAGCGCCGGTCACCGGGTCGTGCTCACCGAGCACGCCGGGACGCACGAGATCGCCGGTCTCGCCGACGAGGTCGCGCCGACGGGCGAGCCACTCGTGGACACCGTGCGGCGGCTGCAGGGCGAGGGGCGCGGCGTGCTCGTCGTGTCCGTTGCGGACGGTCCGGCGCTGATGGCGGCGGACGTCGGCGTTGCCTCTGTCCGCACCGACTCCGCGCCGGCATGGGGCGCCGACCTGGTGACCGGGCCCGGTCTCGCCGACGCGTGCCGCGTCGTCTCCGCCACCGAGCAGGCCCGCGAGATCAGCAGGCGAGCGGTCAACGGCGCGATCACCGGCAACGTCCTCGGCGCCCTGCTCGCCGCGGTCGGCGACCCACGCCGCGGGCAGGAGGAAGCCGTCACACCCGGCAAGCTGGCCACCGCGGTGCTGATGGCGCGCGGGGCGTGGGAGGCGGTGCGGCTCGACGCCCAGCCTCCGCCGCCCGCGACGGTGCACACACCGTGGCACGCCCTCGACCCCGAGCAGGTACTTTCCCGCCTGGGCGATCGGCCGCGGGAGGCCGACGGCAGGCGGGGCCTGCTCCTGCCACTCGTGTCCGGGCTGCCCGTCGTCCGGTGGCCCGCCCGCTTCGGACGTACGGTCGCATCCGAGCTGAACGACCCGCTGACGCCGATCCTGGGCACCGGGGCCGTGGCAACGGCGATCCTCGGGGAGATCACCGACGCCGTACTGGTCGGCGGCGTGGTGGTCGGCAACGCGCTGATCAGCAGCATGCAGCGGATGCGAGCGGAGACGGCGCTCGAGTCGTTGCTGCTGCAGCAGGAGGTGGTGGCGCACCGCGAGGTCGACGGTCGGCGCGAGGACGTACCGGCAACCGCGCTCCGCGTCGGGGACGTCCTGTTGGTGGAGGCCGGGGACGTGGTGCCCGCCGACGCGCGGCTGCTGGAGGTGTCCGACCTCGAGGTCGACGAGTCCAGCCTGACCGGTGAGTCGCTCTCGGCCACCAAATCGCCGGAGCCCACGCCCGGCGCGGACGTCGCGGACCGCACGTGCATGCTCTTCGATGGCACGACCGTCGTCGCGGGCACCGGGCGGGCCGTCGTGGTGGCGACCGGCGACGCGACCCAGGCGGGACGGGCGGCCACCGCCGCCGGAACGGCGCCGCCACCGGCCGGGGTGCAGGCGCGGCTGGGCGAGCTCACCCGGGCCGTGCTGCCGGTGACCCTCGCCGGCGGCGCCCTCGTCGCCGGGCTCGGTGTGCTCTGGCGGCGACCGCTGCGGGAGGCCGTCGGGGCGGGCGTCGCGGTGGCGGTCGCCGCGGTGCCGGAGGGGCTGCCGCTCGTCGCGACCGTCGCGCAGATGGCCGCCGCGCGCCGGCTCTCCCGGCGCGGGACCGTGGTGCGCAGCGCCCGGGTGCTGGAGGCGCTCGGCCGGGTCGACACCGTCTGCTTCGACAAGACCGGCACCCTGACCGAGAACCGGTTGCGGGTGGTCCGGCTGGTGCCGGTCGGCCGGGACGGCGGGGTCGGCGAGGACGGGTTGCTCCGGCTCGCCGCCTCTGCCGTCGGGAGCGGCGACGAGCAGGCACACGAGACGGACCGGGCGGTCGTGGAGGCGGCGGCGGAGCACGGGGTGCTCGCGTCGGACGAGCCGGAGACGAGCCTTCCGTTCGGCACCGGGCGCGGGTTCTCGGCGGCCGTCCGCGACGGGCACCTGGTGGTCAAGGGCGCGCCGGAGGTGGTCCTGCGCCGCTGCACCCGCGCGGGCGCCGCGCAGGAGCGGGCGCAGAAGCTCGCCGCGGAGGGACTGCGCGTGCTGGCGGTGGCCGAGCGGGAGATCGGGCAGGTCCCCGATGACCTCGACGAGGCCGCGCGGAAGCTCACCCTGCGCGGGTTCGTCGCCCTCGCCGACACGGTCCGCGGATCGACCGTCGCCGCGGTGGAGCAGCTGCGGGCCGCCGGTATCCGGGTGGTGGTGGCCACCGGCGACCACCCGGAGACGGCGTCGGCGATCGCGGCCCAGGCGGGTGTCCCCGGCGCCGACCGCGTCGTGACCGGCGCCCAGCTCGCCCGCGCCTCCGAGGCCGAACGCGCCGAGATGGTGCGCGACGCGGCGGTCTTCGCCCGGCTGTCGCCGGAGCAGAAGCTCACGCTGGTCGCGGCGCTGCGCCGGGCCGGGGCCACGCTCGCGATGACCGGTGACGGGATCAACGACGCAGCCGCGATCCGGCTCGCCGACGTCGGCATCGCGGTGACCAGCACCGAGTCGCCTGCTGCGCGCAAGGCCGCGGACGTGGTGCTCACCGACATCGACCTGACCCGCCTGGTGGACGCGATCGCGGAGGGCCGGGCCATGTGGTCGAGGGTGCGCGACGCGGTGTCGGTGCTCGTCGGCGGGAACGCGGGCGAGGTGGCCTTCACGGTCCTCGGCACCGCGTTCGGCGGCCGGTCTCCGCTGGGGACCCGGCAGTTGCTGCTGGTCAACATGCTCACCGACATGTTCCCGGCGCTGGCCGTCGCGGTGTCGTCACGCCGCGGCGCGAGCGGCAACGGCGAGGGCGGACCCCTGGCCGGCCATCCGCTCAGGGATGTGTTGCTGGCCGGCCCGCACCGCGGCTTCACCCGCTCGGTCCGGCAGATGGTGCTGGTCCGCGGCGCCGCGACGGCGGCAGGCGCCACCGGAGCGTGGGCGGCGGGTTCGCTCACCCGCTCCGAGCGCCGCGCGAGCACGATGGGGCTGGCCGCGCTGATCACGAGTCAGCTCGGCCAGACGGCGTGGGCCGGTCGGCACAGCCCGCTTGTCCTGGCGACGGCCGCGGGCTCGCTCGTCGCGCTCGCCGCCGTCGTGCAGACGCCGGGGCTGAGCAGGTTCTTCGGCTGCACGCCGCTGGACCCACTCTCCTGGCTGGTCGTCCTGGGCTGGGCCGGGGCCGCGACGGCGGGGGCCGAGGTCGTTCCGCGCGTGCTCCGCGCCTCGCGGAACCGAGGTGGCGCGCCCCGTGCCCTGCCCGTTCCACGAGCGGCGGACCGGTGA